The following coding sequences lie in one Spinacia oleracea cultivar Varoflay chromosome 1, BTI_SOV_V1, whole genome shotgun sequence genomic window:
- the LOC110800599 gene encoding protein STRICTOSIDINE SYNTHASE-LIKE 10 has translation MARGSDMVLTASTIAAISTFAVLYLPRFLSPPPLSLPTPSHDILHRAETIQLPAAFGPESLAFDPSGAGPYTGVADGRILKWDPSSSSWVEFAVTSSSRKECTRPFAPELEHVCGRPLGLKFEQKTGDLYIADAYFGLLRVGPQGGLASKVVTEAEGLPLYFTNDMDIDEEDDIIYFTDSSTKFRRRHFMPSILSGDKTGRFIKYNKSSKEVTVLLRGLAFANGVALSKDRSFVVVAETSTCKILRYWVRGPNAGEVETFVDLPGYPDNIRRNSKGEFWVALHAKKTRLADWLLRNTWFGNTLLKIPLSSVQRLHALFVGGHHAIAVKLSEDGQVVEVLEDARGKQVRYVSEVEERDGKLWIASVMMPSVWVYSLH, from the exons atggcGAGGGGGTCGGACATGGTACTTACAGCATCAACAATTGCAGCAATATCCACCTTTGCAGTCCTCTATCTTCCTCGTTTTCTTTCTCCTCCACCTCTATCTCTCCCTACCCCTTCTCATGACATTCTCCATCGGGCCGAGACGATTCAACTTCCCGCTGCTTTTGGACCCGAAAGCTTGGCCTTTGACCCGTCCGGTGCGGGTCCTTACACTGGTGTCGCCGATGGCCGGATTCTCAAGTGGGATCCCAGTTCCAGCTCTTGGGTCGAATTTGCTGTCACCTCTTCCTCCAG AAAGGAGTGTACGCGTCCTTTTGCACCAGAATTGGAGCATGTATGTGGAAGGCCACTAGGTCTGAAATTTGAGCAGAAAACTGGAGATCTTTATATTGCAGATGCCTACTTTGGCCTTCTAAGAGTTGGGCCTCAAGGAGGTTTGGCCTCAAAGGTGGTAACTGAAGCTGAAGGACTTCCCTTGTATTTTACCAATGACATGGACATTGATGAAGAAGATGATATCATCTACTTCACTGATTCCAGTACTAAATTCCGCAGAAG GCACTTCATGCCATCAATTCTAAGCGGAGATAAGACAGGCAGATTCATAAAGTACAACAAATCATCCAAAGAAGTAACTGTTCTCCTACGTGGACTTGCCTTTGCAAACGGAGTAGCTTTGAGCAAAGACAGATCGTTTGTGGTTGTAGCTGAAACTAGCACCTGCAAAATCTTAAGGTACTGGGTCCGAGGTCCAAATGCAGGTGAAGTTGAAACTTTCGTAGACTTGCCTGGATATCCTGACAATATAAGAAGAAACTCAAAGGGTGAGTTTTGGGTTGCTTTACACGCCAAGAAAACCCGTTTGGCTGATTGGCTTCTTAGAAACACTTGGTTCGGAAATACATTGTTAAAGATCCCGCTTAGCTCTGTACAGCGACTACATGCTTTGTTCGTGGGTGGGCATCATGCTATTGCGGTGAAGTTGAGTGAAGATGGACAAGTGGTTGAGGTTTTGGAAGATGCTCGAGGGAAGCAAGTGAGGTATGTTAGTGAAGTTGAGGAGAGAGATGGAAAGTTATGGATTGCTTCTGTAATGATGCCTTCTGTTTGGGTTTACAGTTTGCATTAA